One Hermetia illucens chromosome 4, iHerIll2.2.curated.20191125, whole genome shotgun sequence DNA segment encodes these proteins:
- the LOC119655699 gene encoding mediator of RNA polymerase II transcription subunit 15, with product MKWWILVIALSICVELIIAKSSDKTYPKKVKNRKPTKGPKTILDEFSSLSEDDKEFIKELDKQFKMHGDVVKIKVERDNSTVKNPKRTVDSELGYGNQNSIAQQRFQFSKPTFQFFPYSQQTVPIPNGFNGANNGFYHSSVQIQPSRAYEIKETPGGYKTYTPNNQPFRPPFTPKPTIIPSSFSTGAFSSTKFPPTPAYSSTPTYSPAPYPSPTYPGFQPVQQQQKVFYQGQQQISEPVIVLRIPGPAKYAAHLQSLLQRYLEIRAAQYIKAFEEHEARVAQQQALFRQQHQHYPEAQPEAQHPLIQTTDYYKPATKFMVGAPLPTPALQPQFAPSPNPHIQHHQIYSAPVSPLQRPHLFPAHPIQQPKQLSIQYQQPQIPNYQVPKAQFQQFIVQQVPTIHGSLGQNVQQSSQEEEVVQIGGRGPQEYLAPKAQEQQVQPQQQPTQEYLQPQPQGKEYAEEDAQPAQEIVNIPAKQPSLTFSATQKPAEFSLTNILQNQFFAGKNGPANNLAKYSSQQPGAAENSEEVDDQPEIPEARHTPVYSDNPNAEGVHEDENHQLFSYDQQPQGPPPQQVQRPHKVYGPPNEQEESNLPITENSPRPTHTRIRFNDNGNSDDHSSVYPLPPIPSASSKFDYEKQQQSQAAYETVEQEGYGTEEPVLAITQKQRGNTFSGYNSHSLLNTDFQGDAPYTQSQFKKLNDLINRLKQRSPAILPAVSTQEPATNDD from the exons ATTGCGTTGAGTATATGCGTTGAACTGATCATTGCGAAAAGCTCCGATAAAACATAtccgaaaaaagtgaaaaatcgaAAACCCACAAAAGGTCCCAAAACCATTCTTGATGAATTCTCATCACTATCAGAAGATGACAAGGAATTTATCAAAGAATTGGATAAACAATTCAAAATGCATGGGGATGTAGTCAAAATTAAAGTGGAACGTGATAATTCAACTGTAAAGAATCCAAAGAGAACAGTTGATAGTGAATTAGG GTACGGAAACCAAAATAGCATAGCCCAACAACGATTTCAATTTTCCAAGCCAACCTTCCAATTTTTCCCATACTCCCAGCAAACCGTTCCAATCCCCAATGGGTTCAACGGGGCCAATAATGGATTTTACCACAGCAGCGTCCAAATTCAACCATCACGAGCTTATGAAATCAAAGAAACCCCTGGCGGCTACAAAACTTACACCCCGAATAACCAACCATTCCGACCCCCATTCACCCCCAAACCGACAATCATTCCATCAAGTTTTTCCACAGGAGCTTTCTCCTCCACAAAATTCCCACCAACTCCAGCATACTCCTCTACTCCTACTTATTCGCCTGCACCATATCCTTCTCCTACTTATCCTGGTTTCCAACCTgtgcaacaacaacaaaaagtttTCTATCAAGGCCAACAACAAATTTCTGAACCGGTTATAGTTCTCAGAATTCCAGGTCCGGCTAAATATGCCGCTCATTTGCAATCTCTGTTGCAACGATATCTGGAAATTCGTGCTGCTCAGTACATTAAGGCTTTCGAGGAGCACGAGGCAAGAGTTGCGCAACAGCAGGCTTTATTCCGCCAACAGCATCAGCATTACCCCGAAGCCCAACCAGAAGCCCAGCATCCTTTAATTCAAACCACTGATTACTATAAACCGGCCACCAAATTTATGGTAGGCGCTCCTCTTCCTACACCAGCACTTCAACCTCAATTTGCTCCTTCACCAAACCCACACATCCAACATCATCAAATTTATTCGGCACCCGTAAGTCCCCTTCAAAGACCCCACCTCTTCCCAGCTCATCCAATCCAACAGCCCAAACAATTGTCAATCCAATATCAACAGCCTCAGATTCCTAACTATCAAGTTCCAAAGGCTCAATTCCAACAATTCATTGTTCAACAAGTTCCTACCATTCATGGCTCATTGGGACAAAATGTCCAACAATCAtcacaagaagaagaagtagtTCAAATCGGAGGACGTGGACCTCAAGAATACTTAGCTCCAAAAGCACAAGAACAACAGGTACAACCTCAGCAACAACCAACTCAGGAATATCTCCAACCACAACCACAAGGCAAGGAGTATGCTGAAGAGGATGCCCAACCTGCACAGGAGATTGTCAATATCCCAGCTAAACAGCCCAGTTTGACCTTCTCAGCCACTCAAAAACCAGCGGAATTTTCATTGACCAACATTCTTCAGAACCAATTCTTTGCAGGCAAAAATGGTCCTGCAAATAATCTGGCAAAATATTCTTCACAACAGCCTGGTGCTGCTGAAAACTCAGAAGAAGTCGACGATCAACCTGAAATTCCTGAAGCCCGCCACACTCCAGTTTATTCTGATAATCCCAATGCCGAAGGAGTTCATGAAGACGAAAACCACCAGCTATTCTCCTATGATCAGCAGCCACAAGGTCCACCTCCCCAACAAGTACAACGTCCGCATAAGGTTTATGGACCACCTAATGAGCAAGAGGAATCAAACCTTCCTATCACTGAGAACAGTCCCCGCCCAACTCACACTCGGATTCGCTTCAACGATAATGGAAATTCAGATGACCATTCATCAGTATATCCTCTCCCACCTATTCCAAGTGCCAGTTCCAAGTTTGATTATGAAAAGCAGCAGCAATCGCAAGCAGCTTACGAAACTGTTGAACAAGAAGGTTATGGGACCGAAGAGCCTGTACTAGCGATCACGCAGAAACAACGTGGGAACACTTTCAGTGGTTATAACTCACACTCCCTCCTGAACACCGACTTTCAAGGAGATGCTCCATACACTCAATCACAGTTCAAGAAATTGAATGACCTTATCAACAGGCTCAAACAGCGATCTCCAGCAATCCTTCCAGCGGTGTCAACGCAAGAACCAGCCACTAATGATGACTAA